The following coding sequences lie in one Lujinxingia sediminis genomic window:
- a CDS encoding TRL domain-containing protein: MMSTPRKLALIALLLLSLSGCASATGDFGLLYTGVSVPGPVTDNEVGLKTGKSCVTHILFIPLSRSDKPPMATAAEDGEIVHIGTVNHSTMNVLGLFRRSCTVVTGE, translated from the coding sequence ATGATGTCCACCCCACGAAAACTCGCGCTCATCGCGCTCCTTCTTCTCAGCTTAAGCGGCTGCGCCTCGGCCACCGGCGACTTCGGCCTGCTCTACACCGGCGTCTCCGTCCCCGGCCCGGTCACTGACAACGAGGTCGGCCTCAAGACCGGCAAGAGCTGCGTCACCCACATCCTCTTCATCCCCCTGAGCCGCTCCGACAAGCCCCCGATGGCCACCGCCGCCGAAGATGGTGAGATCGTACATATTGGAACGGTGAACCACTCGACGATGAATGTGCTGGGGTTGTTTCGGAGGAGTTGTACGGTGGTGACGGGGGAGTAG
- a CDS encoding nucleotidyltransferase family protein — MKPAQTRHDVLDRLATNWSAIHARGVERLGLFGSFARDDAHAHSDVDLLVYFRPDEKTYANLFELSELLKALLGRKVELVTPESVSGELLTRMTREVDYVEGPPALHPPHP; from the coding sequence ATGAAACCCGCCCAGACCCGACACGACGTACTCGACCGACTCGCCACAAACTGGAGCGCGATCCACGCGCGCGGCGTCGAGCGTCTGGGGCTTTTTGGCTCATTCGCCCGCGATGACGCCCACGCGCACAGCGATGTCGATCTCCTCGTCTACTTTCGACCCGACGAGAAAACCTACGCGAATCTTTTCGAGCTCTCGGAGCTGCTCAAGGCACTCCTCGGCCGGAAGGTGGAGCTCGTCACGCCGGAGAGTGTGTCGGGGGAGTTGCTGACGAGAATGACCAGGGAGGTCGACTATGTCGAAGGACCACCGGCTCTACATCCGCCACATCCGTGA
- a CDS encoding HNH endonuclease, whose translation MAIHLVPARTDNLTTSIDNPISESIVERHLEKNDYNQLKSVMDGDIFCFAVAENMSHKFHGKYAPGDLVLFSESGKKKFTRLGVVASFTTNRNLGEEIWPFSGKSPWSHIYFLQHIRKIDIDKAKILEALNMPPTTPISWPERLEENSPSITEFKLRHGVPFFEWIDIQMNKQNESSSGISFQLATTRQRIGQHTFRSETLTIYKFKCSISGCGVTSVLQAAHIIGVTELDGSHSAENSLLLRADLHLLFDQHYLYIEPKSLRAKFHPALHRNFPDSINDYGKYENQPISHPNEGIPSKKLLARHKARCIAAHGEL comes from the coding sequence TTGGCCATTCACCTCGTACCTGCCAGAACAGACAATCTAACCACTTCCATCGACAACCCTATCAGCGAGTCCATCGTTGAGCGCCACTTAGAGAAAAACGACTATAACCAACTAAAGAGTGTTATGGACGGCGACATATTTTGTTTCGCAGTCGCCGAAAATATGAGTCATAAGTTCCACGGAAAGTATGCCCCGGGGGATCTTGTATTGTTTTCGGAGTCCGGCAAGAAGAAATTCACCCGTCTCGGCGTGGTAGCATCATTTACAACGAACCGAAACCTGGGCGAAGAAATCTGGCCCTTCTCAGGCAAAAGCCCTTGGTCTCACATCTATTTCCTGCAACACATAAGAAAGATTGATATAGACAAAGCCAAAATATTAGAAGCGTTAAACATGCCTCCAACCACTCCAATATCATGGCCAGAAAGATTGGAAGAAAACTCACCCAGCATTACTGAATTCAAACTACGTCATGGCGTACCGTTTTTTGAATGGATTGACATACAGATGAACAAACAAAACGAATCATCGTCGGGAATTTCGTTTCAACTAGCAACGACAAGACAACGGATTGGCCAGCATACGTTTCGCTCGGAAACGCTGACAATCTACAAATTTAAGTGCTCAATATCTGGATGTGGTGTCACCTCCGTGCTTCAAGCAGCACATATCATTGGCGTTACTGAACTAGATGGAAGCCACTCAGCAGAGAACTCGTTACTACTTCGAGCCGATCTACATCTCTTGTTTGATCAACACTATCTCTACATTGAACCGAAATCACTAAGAGCCAAATTCCACCCAGCCTTGCACCGAAATTTCCCGGACAGCATCAACGACTACGGCAAATATGAGAATCAACCCATTTCTCACCCCAATGAGGGCATACCCTCAAAAAAACTATTAGCTCGACACAAAGCGCGTTGTATTGCCGCACATGGGGAACTTTGA
- a CDS encoding TRL-like family protein produces MLRITTAALAALLLLASGCAPGIPYGTLYTDAYTPLAATSNSAVERSGEACRMNVLGLVSFGDASTTAAAREGGITLISNVSTRTKTILGLYVKRCTLVVGD; encoded by the coding sequence ATGCTACGAATCACCACCGCGGCACTCGCCGCGCTCCTCCTTCTGGCCTCGGGCTGCGCCCCGGGCATCCCCTACGGCACGCTCTACACCGACGCCTACACGCCGCTGGCGGCCACCAGCAACAGCGCGGTGGAGCGTAGCGGCGAAGCCTGCCGCATGAACGTGCTGGGCCTGGTGAGCTTTGGCGACGCCTCCACCACCGCCGCGGCCCGCGAAGGTGGCATCACGCTGATCTCCAACGTCAGCACTCGCACCAAGACCATCCTCGGCCTCTACGTCAAACGCTGCACGCTGGTCGTCGGCGACTGA
- a CDS encoding TRL domain-containing protein: MCFKRPITALVIGLTLSLSGCGITTIVDVTDNPVGHRQGKACVTNLLGLIATGDASVSTAARNGGVTKVATVDTVMKGGFLVGSYCTYVTGT; encoded by the coding sequence GTGTGCTTTAAACGACCTATCACCGCCCTCGTCATCGGCCTGACGCTGAGCTTAAGCGGTTGCGGCATCACCACCATCGTCGACGTCACCGACAACCCCGTCGGGCACCGCCAGGGCAAGGCCTGCGTGACCAACCTCCTGGGGCTGATCGCCACCGGCGACGCCTCCGTCTCGACGGCCGCGCGCAACGGCGGCGTCACAAAAGTGGCGACGGTCGACACGGTCATGAAAGGCGGATTTCTCGTCGGCTCCTACTGCACCTACGTCACGGGAACCTGA
- the tnpC gene encoding IS66 family transposase: protein LDALADHVETTYLGIKHWIFGADVVGMDETTWRLMETGATKKWQMWAIRGRGAMWFALRDSRSGETAAGLLESYSGWLITDGCPSYDKAARLVPGEVRLSGCWAHVRRKFVDVESNDPERAETALNLIGKLYDVEKKARDPDEGIALMGWRRYLRETESKSILKELQTWAVNQRVLPKSAIGKAITYMMERWERLELYIEHPELWIDNNPTERGIRGPVVGRKNHYGSRSRRGTEVAAQLYTIFETAKICGVDPREYLKRVVMNDIRSPNTVTLPAPIEAVLSSLDG, encoded by the coding sequence AGCTCGACGCGCTCGCCGACCACGTGGAGACGACGTATCTGGGGATCAAGCACTGGATCTTCGGCGCCGACGTGGTCGGGATGGATGAGACGACCTGGCGACTGATGGAAACCGGTGCCACCAAAAAATGGCAGATGTGGGCGATTCGCGGCCGCGGCGCGATGTGGTTTGCGCTACGCGATTCGCGAAGCGGCGAGACCGCCGCCGGGCTGCTCGAAAGCTACTCTGGATGGCTCATCACCGATGGATGCCCAAGCTATGATAAAGCCGCCCGCCTGGTCCCCGGGGAGGTTCGCCTTAGCGGTTGCTGGGCCCATGTTCGCCGCAAGTTTGTAGATGTTGAATCCAACGATCCCGAGCGCGCCGAAACCGCACTCAACCTGATCGGAAAACTCTACGACGTGGAGAAAAAAGCACGTGACCCGGACGAGGGCATCGCATTGATGGGCTGGCGACGCTATCTGCGAGAAACCGAGTCGAAGTCCATCCTCAAAGAGCTACAAACGTGGGCGGTTAACCAGCGTGTGTTGCCTAAAAGCGCCATCGGCAAAGCGATCACCTACATGATGGAAAGGTGGGAGCGTTTGGAGCTCTATATCGAACATCCCGAGCTGTGGATCGACAACAATCCCACCGAACGCGGAATCCGTGGTCCGGTCGTGGGCCGCAAGAATCACTACGGTTCACGAAGTCGCCGCGGTACCGAGGTCGCCGCTCAGCTTTACACGATCTTCGAGACGGCCAAGATCTGTGGTGTTGACCCGCGTGAGTATTTAAAGCGGGTCGTGATGAATGACATTCGGTCGCCCAATACGGTCACGTTGCCGGCTCCGATCGAAGCGGTGCTGTCGAGCCTGGATGGCTGA
- a CDS encoding HepT-like ribonuclease domain-containing protein, with the protein MSKDHRLYIRHIREEAEYLLHTCTALSYDAFLHDETLKRAVVRSLEIIGEATKKLPRDFRYKHDTIPWAQMAGMRDVLIHDYFGVDYAIVWDVVENRIPELLRELESIDDVR; encoded by the coding sequence ATGTCGAAGGACCACCGGCTCTACATCCGCCACATCCGTGAGGAAGCCGAGTATCTCCTCCATACCTGCACAGCTCTCTCCTACGACGCATTTCTACACGACGAAACGCTCAAGCGTGCCGTGGTCCGGAGCCTCGAAATCATCGGGGAAGCGACCAAAAAACTCCCTCGTGATTTCCGCTACAAGCACGACACCATCCCCTGGGCTCAAATGGCCGGGATGCGCGACGTATTAATCCATGACTATTTCGGCGTGGATTACGCGATTGTCTGGGATGTGGTTGAGAATCGAATTCCGGAGTTGCTACGAGAGCTTGAGTCGATTGACGACGTGCGGTAA